A window of Corallococcus macrosporus DSM 14697 contains these coding sequences:
- a CDS encoding alpha-amylase family glycosyl hydrolase, producing MTHLRLPRLLTIPALLTAAACGESDSIPVRTCDVTLTYAPRQSVADAVQVSGEWNNFASRPQLMTDRGDGVYTLRLEGLEPRDYGYRFVVGDKEQLDPENPYSRWVRAEEYSRLTVPDCRQPALELNRFTATPEGALEVDVSYLDGTDRAGPAGEGLVLTLDGTPRPEAYDAATGRFRLQVTGLEQGKHHVKVVARDSQGREAEPLYLPFWVEPERFRWESGLMYFAFTDRFHNAKPENDGPVADVDPIANYLGGDFAGITQKIEEGYFDALGVRTLWISPVDQNPEGRFIGTGGKYYTGYHGYWPSKPRQTQHRFGSLAELRALTAAAHKRGMRVIADLVLNHVHQEHPYWTTYGQEGWFNTAASCVCGTQDCDWEAQRLICKFTDYLPDFNWRSTDFVDQFAADTLWWLEQADFDGFRLDAVKHMEQVAGRTIRGKLKEITARTGTEFYLVGETFVGADGRSQIARYISPRELDGQFDFPLYWPLREAFADGQGLQRVDDAVRANEVFYAPGTLNSPFLGNHDVARFISQAAGQLQGDGSDPFGPNRPSTVVTDATAFEKMKYGFGFVLTQPGVPLVYYGDEVGLPGAGDPDNRRLMRFGDTLTPLERELLGFVQKLGQARIAHEALQTGARRTLRVESDLYVFQRDLPDGRGAVVAINRGAVERSLVVELMGGLAASTDTYADIFTGQTLQLAGTETVLVVPPRGVAVYVPQPE from the coding sequence ATGACGCACCTCCGCCTCCCTCGACTGCTGACCATCCCCGCGCTGCTGACCGCCGCCGCGTGTGGTGAGTCCGACTCCATCCCTGTACGGACCTGCGACGTGACGTTGACCTACGCACCGCGGCAGTCCGTCGCGGACGCCGTGCAGGTTTCGGGGGAATGGAACAACTTCGCGTCCAGACCCCAGCTCATGACCGACCGCGGCGACGGCGTCTACACGCTGCGCCTGGAGGGCCTGGAGCCACGCGACTACGGCTACCGCTTCGTCGTGGGTGACAAGGAGCAGCTCGACCCGGAGAACCCGTACTCGCGCTGGGTGCGCGCGGAGGAGTATTCGCGCCTCACCGTCCCGGATTGCCGTCAGCCGGCGCTGGAGCTGAACCGCTTCACGGCGACGCCCGAGGGGGCGCTGGAGGTGGACGTCTCCTACCTGGACGGCACCGACCGGGCGGGGCCCGCGGGTGAGGGCCTGGTGCTGACGCTGGATGGCACGCCCCGGCCGGAGGCCTACGATGCCGCCACGGGCCGCTTCCGCCTGCAGGTGACGGGGCTGGAGCAGGGCAAGCACCACGTGAAGGTGGTGGCCCGGGACAGCCAGGGCCGCGAGGCGGAGCCGCTCTACCTGCCGTTCTGGGTGGAGCCGGAGCGCTTCCGCTGGGAGTCGGGCCTGATGTACTTCGCGTTCACCGACCGCTTCCACAACGCGAAGCCGGAGAACGACGGCCCGGTGGCGGACGTGGACCCCATCGCCAACTACCTGGGCGGTGACTTCGCGGGCATCACCCAGAAGATTGAAGAGGGCTACTTCGACGCACTGGGCGTGCGCACGCTCTGGATTTCGCCGGTGGACCAGAACCCGGAGGGGCGCTTCATCGGCACCGGCGGCAAGTACTACACGGGCTACCACGGCTACTGGCCGTCGAAGCCGCGGCAGACGCAGCACCGCTTCGGCTCGCTCGCGGAGCTGCGCGCCCTCACCGCCGCCGCGCACAAGCGGGGCATGCGCGTCATCGCCGACCTGGTGCTCAACCACGTCCACCAGGAGCACCCCTACTGGACCACGTACGGGCAGGAGGGCTGGTTCAACACCGCCGCGAGCTGCGTGTGCGGCACCCAGGACTGCGACTGGGAGGCCCAGCGCCTCATCTGCAAGTTCACGGACTACCTGCCGGACTTCAACTGGCGCTCCACGGACTTCGTGGACCAGTTCGCCGCGGACACGCTGTGGTGGCTGGAGCAGGCCGACTTCGACGGCTTCCGCCTGGACGCGGTGAAGCACATGGAGCAGGTGGCCGGGCGCACCATCCGCGGGAAGCTGAAGGAGATCACCGCGCGGACGGGCACCGAGTTCTACCTGGTGGGCGAGACGTTCGTCGGCGCGGACGGCCGGTCGCAGATCGCCCGCTACATCAGCCCGCGGGAGCTGGATGGCCAGTTCGACTTCCCGCTGTACTGGCCGCTGCGCGAGGCCTTCGCGGACGGCCAGGGCCTGCAGCGCGTGGACGACGCGGTGCGCGCCAACGAGGTCTTCTACGCGCCGGGGACGCTCAACTCGCCGTTCCTGGGCAACCACGACGTGGCGCGCTTCATCTCCCAGGCCGCCGGCCAGCTCCAGGGCGACGGGAGCGACCCCTTCGGCCCCAACCGCCCGTCCACGGTGGTGACGGACGCCACGGCCTTCGAGAAGATGAAGTACGGCTTCGGCTTCGTGCTGACCCAGCCGGGCGTGCCCCTGGTGTACTACGGCGACGAGGTCGGCCTGCCGGGCGCGGGGGATCCGGACAACCGCCGCCTCATGCGCTTCGGTGACACGCTGACGCCGCTGGAGCGGGAGCTGCTCGGCTTCGTCCAGAAGCTGGGGCAGGCGCGCATCGCGCACGAGGCGCTGCAGACGGGCGCCCGGCGGACCCTGCGCGTGGAGAGCGACCTCTACGTGTTCCAGCGCGACCTGCCGGACGGGCGGGGGGCGGTGGTGGCCATCAACCGCGGCGCGGTGGAGCGCTCGCTGGTGGTGGAGCTGATGGGGGGCCTGGCCGCGAGCACCGACACCTACGCGGACATCTTCACCGGGCAGACGCTGCAGCTCGCCGGCACGGAGACCGTCCTGGTCGTCCCGCCGCGCGGCGTCGCCGTCTACGTGCCCCAGCCGGAGTAA
- a CDS encoding Fur family transcriptional regulator, producing the protein MSNSHHHHHDAQDKDEVLARYMAQHGLKSTRQRSLIIDTFFEVGGHLSVEELWNKVREQDTKVSVATVYRTMKLLSECGLAHARNFGDGQTRYEAAAGRDHHDHLVCTRCGTIIEFENERIEALQDAVARKHGFKVTSHKMELYGLCRDCQRAGPPASEA; encoded by the coding sequence ATGAGCAACAGCCACCACCACCACCACGACGCCCAGGACAAGGATGAGGTGCTCGCCCGCTACATGGCCCAGCACGGCCTGAAGAGCACGCGTCAGCGCAGCCTCATCATCGACACGTTCTTCGAGGTGGGGGGCCATCTGTCGGTGGAGGAGCTGTGGAACAAGGTGCGTGAACAGGACACCAAGGTGTCCGTCGCCACCGTGTACCGGACCATGAAGCTGCTCAGTGAGTGCGGGCTGGCCCACGCGCGCAACTTCGGGGACGGGCAGACGCGCTACGAGGCGGCCGCCGGGCGCGACCACCACGACCACCTGGTGTGTACGCGCTGCGGCACCATCATCGAGTTCGAGAACGAGCGCATCGAGGCGCTCCAGGACGCGGTGGCCCGCAAGCACGGCTTCAAGGTGACGTCGCACAAGATGGAGCTGTACGGCCTGTGCCGTGACTGTCAGCGGGCCGGGCCGCCCGCCTCGGAGGCCTGA
- a CDS encoding PHP-associated domain-containing protein, protein MLIDLHAHSHLSKGCELDPRAVLERAALFGLDGVAFTETNTQDGCDELFEIGAKSKLKVFVGLELVTDRGQYLCFFPKPELAPEPVQMWGSNREKPWSAAECLPKVKALGAAIVAARPYDRDSQHPAMDFIRSLSVLSAVEGYNARVKQTSNDLAVEAAAAMKLPCVGGSDARGSLDEVGRGATLFKQPVQTQAELVAELLKGDFWPVMAGDLPRLTRPGEAQASRKSGGGGGRGGGKRRRR, encoded by the coding sequence ATGCTCATCGACCTGCACGCCCATTCCCACCTGTCCAAGGGTTGCGAGCTGGACCCTCGCGCCGTGCTGGAGCGGGCCGCCTTGTTCGGCCTGGACGGGGTGGCCTTCACCGAGACGAACACCCAGGATGGCTGCGACGAGCTCTTCGAGATTGGCGCGAAGTCCAAGCTGAAGGTCTTCGTCGGGCTGGAGCTGGTGACGGACCGCGGGCAGTACCTGTGCTTCTTCCCGAAGCCGGAGCTGGCCCCGGAGCCGGTGCAGATGTGGGGCAGCAACCGCGAGAAGCCGTGGAGCGCCGCCGAGTGCCTGCCGAAGGTGAAGGCCCTGGGCGCCGCCATCGTCGCCGCGCGGCCGTATGACAGGGATTCGCAGCACCCGGCCATGGACTTCATCCGCTCGCTCAGCGTGTTGAGCGCCGTGGAGGGCTACAACGCCCGGGTGAAGCAGACGTCCAATGACCTGGCCGTGGAGGCCGCGGCCGCCATGAAGCTGCCCTGCGTGGGCGGCAGCGACGCCCGCGGCTCGCTCGACGAGGTCGGCCGGGGCGCCACGCTCTTCAAGCAGCCCGTGCAGACGCAGGCCGAGCTGGTGGCCGAGCTGCTGAAGGGGGACTTCTGGCCGGTGATGGCCGGCGACCTCCCGCGCCTGACGCGCCCGGGCGAGGCCCAGGCGTCTCGCAAGTCGGGCGGGGGCGGCGGCCGCGGTGGTGGCAAGCGCCGCCGCCGTTAG
- a CDS encoding serine/threonine-protein kinase codes for MASAPRERFGRYELQERVGQGGMAETWRARLRGAAGVTKPVLIKKVLPEHANDEAFVSMFISEARISASLSHGAIAQVFDFGKVDGQYFLAMELVEGQPLHRVLKRALRSGFHSLPVPIAVFIAMEMCRGLHYAHTRGDERGEPLGIVHRDISPDNVLISYEGQVKIVDFGIAKARSLRGFNTEPGVVKGKYLFFSPEQARGEAVDARTDVWATGVVLFQMLCGRLPLEGQVHAVLKRLNDGQRLPSPRQVRPDIPVALDAILQKALALNKEARFESAHELGDALAGFLYSSTPRFSPMSVAYLLRELFRQDLEALGMDARVPPSFVEEVSIWREAPPLPAPTQHGVPALEALDLRTEEREPVDVVAPELEDAPPAPRPTRLGLLAEGSRASQWVSGVGLVLAAVLVVVAVTWVGADLRAAALEAPREPGPPRAVRMGPPPSPPAAPVAASPRPEPASPGRDMASEDDEEVAGNDGLSDGEARAAAGRGSATRTSAGARGVKAVPVSGTGARGQPRPAQGALLGEAGLAQAQSLVPAPSGPAQRVLTAGRAHQRAGNHPAALSSARECARLEPGNAECYLLMGAVEVKLGRMEAGARSYHRFLELAPSDHPLASTVLRILQEYETR; via the coding sequence ATGGCAAGCGCGCCACGAGAACGATTCGGCCGGTACGAACTCCAGGAGCGGGTGGGCCAGGGGGGCATGGCGGAGACCTGGCGCGCGCGGCTGAGGGGGGCGGCGGGCGTCACCAAGCCCGTGCTCATCAAGAAGGTGCTCCCGGAGCACGCCAACGACGAGGCCTTCGTATCCATGTTCATCAGCGAGGCGCGCATCTCCGCCTCGCTGTCGCATGGGGCCATCGCGCAGGTGTTCGACTTCGGGAAGGTGGACGGGCAGTACTTCCTGGCCATGGAGCTGGTGGAGGGCCAGCCGCTCCATCGTGTCCTCAAGCGGGCGCTGCGCTCCGGCTTCCACAGCCTGCCGGTGCCCATCGCCGTCTTCATCGCCATGGAGATGTGCCGCGGCCTGCACTACGCCCACACCCGCGGCGACGAGCGGGGCGAGCCCCTGGGCATCGTCCACCGCGACATCTCCCCCGACAACGTCCTCATCAGCTACGAGGGCCAGGTCAAGATCGTCGACTTTGGCATCGCCAAGGCGCGCTCGCTGCGCGGCTTCAACACCGAGCCCGGCGTCGTGAAGGGCAAGTACCTGTTCTTCTCGCCCGAGCAGGCGCGCGGGGAGGCGGTAGACGCCCGCACGGACGTCTGGGCCACCGGCGTGGTGCTGTTCCAGATGCTCTGCGGCCGGCTGCCCTTGGAGGGGCAGGTCCACGCGGTGCTGAAGCGGCTGAACGACGGCCAGCGGCTGCCGTCGCCACGGCAGGTGCGGCCCGACATCCCGGTGGCGCTGGACGCCATCCTCCAGAAGGCGCTGGCGCTGAACAAGGAGGCGCGCTTCGAGTCCGCGCACGAGCTGGGGGACGCCCTGGCCGGGTTCCTGTACTCGTCCACGCCGCGCTTCTCCCCCATGTCCGTGGCGTACCTGCTGCGGGAGCTGTTCCGCCAGGACCTGGAGGCGCTCGGGATGGACGCCCGGGTGCCGCCGTCCTTCGTCGAAGAGGTGTCCATCTGGCGCGAGGCGCCCCCACTGCCAGCGCCCACGCAGCATGGCGTGCCGGCCCTGGAGGCGCTGGACCTCCGGACCGAGGAGCGCGAGCCGGTGGACGTGGTGGCGCCGGAGCTGGAGGACGCGCCCCCCGCGCCGCGCCCGACCCGGTTGGGCCTGCTCGCCGAGGGCAGCCGCGCCTCGCAGTGGGTGTCCGGCGTCGGGCTGGTGTTGGCCGCGGTGCTCGTGGTGGTGGCGGTGACGTGGGTGGGGGCGGATCTGCGGGCCGCCGCCCTGGAGGCGCCTCGCGAGCCCGGGCCGCCCAGGGCGGTGCGGATGGGGCCGCCCCCCTCGCCACCCGCCGCGCCCGTGGCCGCGTCACCGCGGCCCGAGCCGGCGTCACCTGGCCGTGACATGGCCAGCGAGGACGATGAAGAGGTGGCGGGAAACGACGGCCTGTCGGACGGCGAGGCGCGGGCGGCGGCCGGGCGTGGCAGCGCGACGCGGACGTCCGCGGGCGCGCGGGGCGTGAAGGCCGTCCCGGTGAGCGGCACGGGCGCCCGGGGGCAGCCGCGGCCAGCCCAGGGGGCGCTGCTGGGGGAGGCGGGGCTCGCCCAGGCCCAGTCCCTGGTGCCGGCGCCGTCCGGGCCGGCGCAGCGGGTGCTCACCGCCGGCCGTGCCCACCAGCGCGCGGGGAACCACCCGGCCGCGCTGAGCTCCGCCCGGGAGTGTGCCCGGCTCGAGCCGGGCAACGCGGAGTGCTACCTGCTGATGGGCGCGGTGGAGGTCAAGCTCGGGCGGATGGAGGCGGGGGCCCGGAGCTATCACCGCTTCCTGGAGCTGGCGCCCTCGGACCACCCGCTCGCGAGCACCGTCCTGCGCATCCTGCAGGAGTACGAAACGCGATAG
- a CDS encoding DUF4382 domain-containing protein has product MTLRSRLRSALRALLPVALLPLMACGGSEGKLTVLLTDAPGDDIRTAVVTISEIYLQGGNDGEGGRVVLRDTPATVNLLELANSTSELVSDAVVPNGDYSELRFVITGGYIEVANTDGTTTVFASSDDYLGLPPETQVGGRLHMPSYGASGLKVKFSEKLTIEGEQKVLLVDFDVGQSFGKEAGNSGRWVMRPVIKSAEVTASGSIRVTADKDATVALPVVDDRQVTLGDFNAVMTNEAGSRERLALTDEDGDGTYEAVFKFLIPGTFTVELEAPASVSATTTPDAPVTVEVGSGRDVAHHFTVTGASPR; this is encoded by the coding sequence ATGACTCTTCGTTCGCGCCTGCGCTCGGCCCTGCGGGCCTTGCTCCCCGTCGCCCTGCTCCCGCTGATGGCTTGCGGTGGAAGCGAGGGCAAGCTCACGGTGCTGCTGACGGACGCCCCTGGTGACGACATCCGCACCGCCGTTGTCACCATTTCGGAAATCTACCTTCAGGGCGGCAACGACGGCGAAGGTGGCCGCGTGGTGCTGCGCGATACGCCCGCCACGGTGAACCTGCTGGAGCTCGCCAACAGCACGTCCGAGCTGGTGTCCGACGCCGTGGTCCCCAACGGCGACTACTCCGAGCTTCGCTTCGTCATCACCGGCGGCTACATCGAGGTGGCGAACACGGACGGCACCACCACGGTGTTCGCGTCGTCGGATGACTACCTCGGGCTGCCGCCGGAGACGCAGGTGGGCGGGCGGCTGCACATGCCCAGCTACGGCGCGTCCGGGCTGAAGGTGAAGTTCTCCGAGAAGCTGACCATCGAAGGTGAGCAGAAGGTGCTGCTCGTGGACTTCGACGTGGGCCAGAGCTTCGGCAAGGAGGCGGGCAACTCGGGCCGGTGGGTGATGCGCCCGGTCATCAAGTCCGCCGAGGTGACGGCGTCCGGCAGCATCCGCGTGACGGCGGACAAGGACGCCACCGTGGCGCTGCCGGTGGTGGATGACCGTCAGGTGACGCTGGGTGACTTCAACGCGGTGATGACGAACGAGGCCGGCAGCCGGGAGCGGCTGGCGCTGACCGACGAGGACGGCGACGGCACCTACGAAGCCGTCTTCAAGTTCCTCATCCCGGGCACCTTCACGGTGGAGCTGGAGGCGCCCGCCTCCGTCAGCGCGACCACCACGCCGGATGCCCCGGTGACGGTGGAGGTGGGCTCTGGCCGCGACGTGGCCCACCACTTCACGGTGACGGGAGCGAGCCCGCGGTAG
- a CDS encoding pentapeptide repeat-containing protein, translating into MAPHRIHEEDSFEHETFADLSLQEADLSGKEFYGCTFQNCTLQESRWTRARLEDCVFTGCDLTRARFTDTSLRGVRFESSKLMGIDWTDVGTFPEVSFDGSNLRYCTFAGLSLRKTSFLRCTALEMNFIDTDLSEADFSESDITGSNFRGCTLTKADFAAAKGVFIDPARNRVKATRIPVDAAVNFVQTLGLVVAGYGDGPAAPKTERKKGR; encoded by the coding sequence ATGGCCCCCCACCGCATCCATGAAGAAGACAGCTTCGAGCACGAGACCTTCGCCGACCTGAGCCTCCAGGAGGCGGACCTGAGCGGGAAGGAGTTCTACGGCTGCACGTTCCAGAACTGCACCCTCCAGGAGAGCCGTTGGACGCGGGCCAGGCTGGAGGACTGCGTCTTCACCGGCTGCGACCTCACCCGGGCCCGGTTCACCGACACGTCCCTGCGCGGCGTGCGCTTCGAGAGCTCCAAGCTGATGGGCATCGACTGGACGGACGTGGGCACCTTCCCCGAGGTCAGCTTCGACGGCTCGAACCTGCGCTACTGCACCTTCGCGGGGCTCAGCCTGCGCAAGACGTCCTTCCTGCGCTGCACGGCGCTGGAGATGAACTTCATCGACACGGACCTGTCCGAAGCGGACTTCAGCGAGTCGGACATCACCGGCAGCAACTTCCGGGGCTGCACGCTCACGAAGGCGGACTTCGCGGCCGCGAAGGGCGTGTTCATCGACCCCGCACGCAACCGGGTGAAGGCCACGCGCATCCCCGTGGACGCCGCGGTGAACTTCGTCCAGACACTGGGGCTGGTGGTGGCGGGTTACGGGGACGGGCCGGCGGCGCCGAAGACGGAACGGAAGAAGGGCCGCTAG
- a CDS encoding FmdB family zinc ribbon protein: protein MPIYEYSCQSCGKMIDVLQKISDPAPATCGACGAEGSMQKVVSRSSFVLKGGGWYSDLYSSTKKDGGSSSSSSSSGASSSSSASTSASSAPSTPAPAPAAAAASDKK, encoded by the coding sequence ATGCCCATCTACGAGTACTCCTGCCAGAGCTGTGGAAAGATGATCGACGTGCTGCAGAAGATCTCCGACCCCGCCCCCGCCACGTGCGGCGCGTGCGGCGCCGAGGGGTCGATGCAGAAGGTCGTCAGCCGCTCGAGCTTCGTCCTCAAGGGCGGCGGCTGGTACTCCGACCTGTACAGCTCCACCAAGAAGGACGGCGGAAGCAGCTCGTCATCGAGCAGCAGCGGCGCCTCCTCTTCGTCGAGCGCGTCCACGTCGGCCAGCAGCGCGCCCAGCACGCCGGCGCCGGCCCCCGCCGCGGCGGCCGCGAGCGACAAGAAGTAG
- a CDS encoding sigma 54-interacting transcriptional regulator, translated as MASLGDEEGDDELVRTDALPAMRVQRVRTRLVVLSGPDAGRDWPLMPGRYRVGSGRDADILLSDRAVSRQHLILEVGDGGVRAVDPGSRNGSYCEGMRFQELEVRTGAVLKLGTTELKLVPESERPRARPLSARSAFGALVGNSRRMRELFTLLERLSAGESDVLIQGETGTGKELCAEAIHTHSPRAKGPFVIADLAGIAPALLESELFGHVKGAFTGAHSDRAGAFERAHGGTLFLDEVGELPLEVQPRLLRALERRQVKRVGSNDYRTVDVRVVAATHQDLEGAVQAGRFRGDLFHRLAVLRVALPPLRERLEDVPLLVDTVLTRMGRPPSALSDQTRALLAQYPWPGNVRELRNVVDRVVNLGDEALPDLPDLPPSVEDPSTLPPPSDDPESTRPISLDLPFKEAKDRIIDGFERDYLRALIDRCEGNVSRAAREAGIDRVYLRKLLRKHGLDTASA; from the coding sequence GTGGCGAGTCTGGGAGACGAGGAAGGGGACGACGAGCTGGTCCGCACCGACGCGTTGCCGGCCATGCGCGTCCAACGCGTTCGCACGCGGCTGGTGGTGTTGTCGGGCCCGGACGCCGGTCGCGACTGGCCGCTGATGCCGGGCCGTTACCGCGTGGGCTCGGGCCGGGACGCGGACATCCTCCTATCGGACCGGGCGGTGTCGCGGCAGCACCTCATCCTGGAGGTGGGTGACGGCGGCGTGCGCGCCGTGGATCCGGGCTCGCGCAACGGCTCGTATTGCGAAGGCATGCGCTTCCAGGAGCTGGAGGTGCGCACGGGCGCGGTCCTCAAGCTGGGCACCACCGAGCTGAAGCTGGTGCCGGAGAGCGAGCGTCCCCGGGCGCGGCCCCTGTCCGCGCGCAGCGCGTTCGGCGCGCTGGTGGGCAACAGCCGCCGCATGCGGGAGCTCTTCACCCTGCTGGAGCGGCTGTCCGCGGGGGAGTCGGACGTGCTCATCCAGGGCGAGACGGGCACGGGCAAGGAGCTGTGCGCGGAGGCCATCCACACGCACAGCCCTCGCGCCAAGGGGCCCTTCGTCATCGCCGACCTGGCGGGCATCGCCCCGGCGCTGCTGGAGAGCGAGCTGTTCGGCCACGTGAAGGGCGCCTTCACCGGGGCCCACTCCGACCGCGCGGGCGCCTTCGAGCGCGCCCATGGGGGCACCCTCTTCCTGGACGAAGTCGGCGAACTGCCGCTGGAGGTCCAGCCGCGCCTCCTGCGGGCACTGGAGCGCCGGCAGGTGAAGCGCGTGGGCTCCAACGACTACCGCACCGTGGACGTGCGCGTGGTGGCGGCCACCCACCAGGACCTGGAGGGCGCGGTGCAGGCCGGGCGCTTCCGGGGGGACCTGTTCCACCGGCTCGCGGTGCTGCGCGTGGCCCTGCCGCCGCTGCGGGAGCGGCTGGAGGACGTGCCGCTGCTCGTGGACACGGTGCTGACGCGCATGGGGCGGCCGCCCAGCGCGCTGTCGGATCAGACGCGCGCCCTGCTCGCCCAGTACCCGTGGCCGGGCAACGTGCGCGAGCTGCGCAACGTCGTGGACCGCGTGGTGAACCTGGGCGACGAGGCCCTGCCGGACCTCCCGGACCTGCCCCCCTCCGTCGAGGACCCCTCCACGTTGCCGCCGCCCTCGGACGACCCGGAGAGCACGCGGCCCATCTCCCTGGACCTCCCCTTCAAGGAGGCCAAGGACCGCATCATCGACGGCTTCGAGCGCGACTACCTGCGCGCCCTCATCGACCGGTGCGAGGGCAACGTGTCCCGCGCCGCGCGCGAGGCGGGCATCGACCGCGTCTACCTGCGCAAGCTGCTCCGGAAGCACGGCCTGGACACGGCCTCCGCGTAG
- a CDS encoding AAA family ATPase, producing the protein MYIRHLAVDNLKRLGRFELDFTHRSEPRMWTVLIGENGTAKTSLLQAIALAAAGYKEVSGLAGSAVKHLCDRRKEESMSIEVEFMFGPGSVAGGSKIHPLASPKARHRPAGLELRSRVLLPFGTTSLDADAHYLGVPSKSDTRDPLAEARATNAPLWFVAGYGISRALPDANETPTLTRPSIERLEPLFRQKQLASIGFANHFLEKDQRENRKLGETSRRFSRMLNQAVKLGGADLFPGLARLELRGQGGTRSSMSLIESDRFYQVMARNQDPVAIAGVALSHGYQSTFAWIADLIGHVLLESKTELDTTDMEGLVLIDEIDLYLHPTWQARFIPALRRVFPRMQFVATTHSPVVLSSLAPHEVVRLVVDEETGDIVQGGWDRQGGQFRPGVQDAEHQPDPRLMTGGELYRTWFGLEGMTPNPLGEKLRRLQVLAAHPKPTGAQSRELKELLGQMRRELIQRLGRAEGTKAFEDLSANRGSAQ; encoded by the coding sequence ATGTACATCCGCCATCTTGCGGTCGATAACCTGAAACGACTCGGGCGTTTCGAACTCGACTTCACGCACCGCAGTGAGCCCCGCATGTGGACGGTGCTCATTGGCGAAAACGGGACGGCCAAGACCTCGCTCCTCCAAGCCATCGCGCTGGCAGCGGCAGGTTACAAAGAGGTCAGCGGGCTCGCCGGATCCGCGGTCAAACACCTGTGCGACCGGCGAAAAGAAGAATCCATGTCGATCGAAGTTGAGTTCATGTTCGGTCCCGGCTCAGTCGCAGGAGGCAGCAAGATCCACCCGCTGGCGTCTCCAAAGGCCAGGCACAGGCCAGCGGGCTTGGAACTCCGCTCTCGCGTCCTCCTCCCTTTCGGCACCACCTCCCTGGATGCCGATGCCCACTATCTTGGCGTGCCCTCTAAGTCGGACACGCGTGATCCCCTCGCCGAGGCGCGAGCCACCAACGCGCCTCTCTGGTTCGTTGCGGGCTATGGCATCTCTCGCGCGCTGCCGGATGCGAATGAGACGCCAACCCTGACTCGCCCTTCCATCGAGCGCCTGGAGCCTTTGTTCCGGCAGAAACAGCTCGCATCGATTGGCTTCGCGAACCACTTCCTTGAGAAGGATCAGCGAGAAAACCGCAAGCTGGGAGAGACATCACGCCGCTTCAGCCGAATGCTGAACCAAGCCGTCAAGCTGGGGGGCGCCGACCTCTTTCCGGGGCTGGCGCGCCTGGAGTTGCGCGGCCAGGGAGGCACCCGCTCCAGCATGTCGCTCATCGAGAGCGACCGCTTCTACCAGGTCATGGCCCGGAACCAGGATCCGGTCGCCATTGCGGGGGTCGCGCTCTCCCACGGATACCAGTCGACCTTCGCATGGATCGCGGATCTCATCGGCCATGTTCTACTGGAGTCGAAGACCGAGTTGGACACCACCGACATGGAGGGACTCGTCCTCATTGATGAGATCGACCTCTACCTGCATCCAACCTGGCAAGCGCGCTTCATTCCAGCCCTGCGCCGCGTCTTCCCCCGCATGCAGTTCGTGGCAACCACCCACTCCCCTGTCGTGCTGTCATCGCTGGCTCCCCATGAGGTGGTCCGGCTCGTGGTGGACGAGGAGACGGGCGACATCGTCCAGGGGGGCTGGGATCGGCAGGGAGGACAGTTCCGTCCAGGGGTTCAAGACGCCGAGCATCAGCCGGATCCTCGGCTCATGACTGGCGGTGAGTTGTACCGGACGTGGTTCGGACTCGAAGGCATGACGCCCAATCCGCTGGGGGAAAAACTCCGGCGGCTCCAGGTCCTCGCGGCCCACCCCAAGCCGACAGGCGCTCAGTCGCGGGAACTGAAGGAACTACTCGGCCAGATGCGGAGAGAGCTCATTCAGCGGCTCGGAAGAGCCGAGGGCACGAAAGCCTTTGAAGACCTCTCGGCGAACCGAGGGAGCGCGCAGTGA
- a CDS encoding TlpA family protein disulfide reductase, producing the protein MTRALRGAAVVALVALAGCRGTRPVDAGPAFLNALALPSVGPTPHDVRALGGKVVLVSFFATWCFPCLAEMPTLEALQKDYGSRGFQVVAVGMDLEGEKVLAPFADHYALRYPVLVADTAMIEGHSAFGVIQGLPTTVLLDRRGRAVAGWHGVESHADMAKAVEKLLAQPE; encoded by the coding sequence ATGACCCGCGCGCTGCGAGGGGCCGCTGTCGTGGCGCTGGTGGCGCTGGCGGGTTGCCGCGGCACCCGTCCGGTGGACGCGGGCCCCGCCTTCCTGAACGCGCTGGCCCTGCCGTCCGTGGGGCCCACGCCGCATGACGTGCGCGCGCTGGGCGGCAAGGTGGTGCTCGTCTCGTTCTTCGCCACGTGGTGTTTTCCCTGTCTGGCGGAGATGCCCACGCTGGAGGCGCTCCAGAAGGACTACGGCTCGCGGGGCTTCCAGGTGGTGGCGGTGGGCATGGACCTGGAAGGGGAGAAGGTCCTGGCGCCCTTCGCGGACCACTACGCGCTGCGCTACCCGGTGCTGGTGGCCGACACGGCGATGATCGAGGGCCACAGCGCGTTCGGCGTCATCCAGGGGCTGCCCACCACGGTGCTGTTGGACCGCCGGGGACGCGCGGTGGCCGGCTGGCACGGGGTGGAGTCCCACGCCGACATGGCCAAGGCCGTGGAGAAGCTGCTGGCCCAGCCCGAGTAG